In Gimesia panareensis, the genomic window TCCAGCACAATGGGAATCGAACCGCCAGAGGTATTACCGTAGCGATCCAGGTTATTGTATACCTTTTCGCGGGGAATCCCCAGTTGATCGCAGGCAGAGTCAATGATACGAATGTTGGCCTGATGCATCAGAAACAGATCGACATCGTGCACGCTCATGCCGGTCTTGGTCAGCATCAGATCAATCGAATCAGCCACGGTACGAACAGCCCACTTGAAGACACTGCGACCATCCATGTTCAGGAAATGCCGCCCCTCTTTGATGTCTTCCGCGGTTGCCGGATTGCGGGTACCACCTGCCGGTCGATCCAGTAGTGAGCAGCCGCTGCCATCAGATCCAGTCTGATAACAGGTCAAACCCTGATGGGGATCTCCTTTTGCCAGCAGCACTGCCCCGGCGCCATCGCCAAACAGCGGGGCTACACGGCGGTCTTCCGGATTGACAATCCGACTGTTGCAATCGCCGCCAATCACCAGAGCCAGTTTGCTGTTACCGGTGGCGACATACTGGGCTGCTGTTACCAGAGCATACATGAAACCGGCACAGGCAGCCTGCAGATCAATTGCGGGTGCATCCAGGCCCAGACGATCCTGAACCAGGCAGGCAACGGAGGGACATTGGAAATCGGGGGTAAACGTTCCGACGATCAGCAGATCGATGTCTTCCGGGTTCACGCGGGCCGCACGAATTGCTTTCTGCGCTGCTTCGTAGCAGAGATCGCTGGTGGCGATCCCCTCAGGAGCATGCCGACGCTCCAAAATTCCCGTTCGCTGTTCAATCCATTCCGGGTCAAAACCATATCGTTTCTGCAGGTCCTGATTCGTGACCACATTGTCTGGCACGTACGAACCACTGGAAACAATCTGGACTCCCAACAATGAATTAGTTCGTTGACTAATCACCTGGCGACCACGCTTGCTCTCTATTTTTTTATTTTCAGGTGCCAGATTCAACTGCTGGCCCAACAGACCGGACGCGTCCAGTACAGACTCCAGATCGGCTGAGTTCACCTGATTTTTCGTTTGAACTTTTAAAGACATCTTGTGCATGTTCCTGACATCCTTATTCAGTCTTTGTCAAACTCGCAACAAGGGCAGAGTTCAACCTCCATTCAACACGCGTCCTGTCGTGATGCAGCACAATTTCCATTCACTACAGAATCTTTTAGATTGAGATTCTGCGATAAATGCAGATGCACTAACTGATTACCAAAACGCTGACGCCAAAGTAACCAATAAGCTATAAAGATTGGGGTAAGGCAGGAAACGATCCTTCTCACACTTCATTGCCAGTCAGATTGTAGAACACAAACACTGACTAATGACCGCAAAGTATAGCGATTCATAAAATTGGAAACTAGCGAAATTTAGAAAATTCCAACTATGCTATAATATAGGCAAAATCCAGAGCTCTGCAAATAAACATAAACCCCTATTTTGACACATTTTACTCTTATTTCTCGCGACAAATTCACCCAGAGCCTGAAATACCAGGCGG contains:
- a CDS encoding 3-oxoacyl-ACP synthase III family protein, whose amino-acid sequence is MSLKVQTKNQVNSADLESVLDASGLLGQQLNLAPENKKIESKRGRQVISQRTNSLLGVQIVSSGSYVPDNVVTNQDLQKRYGFDPEWIEQRTGILERRHAPEGIATSDLCYEAAQKAIRAARVNPEDIDLLIVGTFTPDFQCPSVACLVQDRLGLDAPAIDLQAACAGFMYALVTAAQYVATGNSKLALVIGGDCNSRIVNPEDRRVAPLFGDGAGAVLLAKGDPHQGLTCYQTGSDGSGCSLLDRPAGGTRNPATAEDIKEGRHFLNMDGRSVFKWAVRTVADSIDLMLTKTGMSVHDVDLFLMHQANIRIIDSACDQLGIPREKVYNNLDRYGNTSGGSIPIVLDEAFNAGRINRGDTILLSGFGAGLAWGTGLFRW